Proteins found in one Funiculus sociatus GB2-C1 genomic segment:
- a CDS encoding serine/threonine-protein kinase, producing MPPLLNNRYKIIQTLGSGGFGNTFLAEDTHMPSGRRCAIKQLKPIAHDPQMFLQAQTRFQREAAILEDLGEGSNQIPKLYAYFSEAGQFYLVQEFIEGQTLTKKVQAEGVLSEKAVKDILVSLLPVLDFVHSKRMIHRDIKPDNIIIRQRDGKPVLIDFGAVKESVGAGNTAVGNAVASMVIGTPGFMPSEQGVGHPVFASDLYSLALTAIYLLTGKLPQDLQSDPRTGEILWHQYASNMSPGFTAVLDKAIQSHPRDRFSTAREMLDALQSSAAFTPTPALSNAATIAVSPGAGTNTPTPVYPPTANNTPPAVGQPQQRNPLLIGLLIAAGLVSAAVAGTLVFTRNPQSPSPVASSSPRAEEPIARQTEPTPSPTPDNSPVTRDEPTPSVAIAPTPTPEPVREPEPVQTAEPEPVREPEPAPTPESVSPTPEPARPTPEPARPTPEPENNNPAPNVSTSVPTFQVGTARSDIQAALGKPSKDVSGLWRTRAVIYEVVPDQIDLGYLFDRTSGRLRQTEVSFADSVDPQTMSTTLNGLLPSGASPDIRQGLRQVQRGRRSSYTFTQGNLRGMIVRQDCNVIYISIWDADLHEFNVSSARKC from the coding sequence TGGGAAGTGGTGGATTTGGCAACACCTTTCTAGCAGAAGATACTCATATGCCTTCGGGCCGTCGCTGTGCAATAAAACAGCTGAAGCCAATAGCACACGACCCCCAGATGTTCCTACAGGCTCAAACTCGTTTCCAGCGAGAAGCGGCAATTTTAGAGGATCTGGGTGAAGGCAGCAATCAAATTCCCAAGTTATACGCCTACTTTTCGGAAGCTGGGCAGTTTTACCTGGTTCAGGAATTTATCGAGGGTCAAACCCTAACGAAGAAGGTGCAAGCCGAGGGAGTGCTTTCTGAGAAGGCGGTTAAGGATATTCTGGTGAGTTTGTTGCCAGTGCTGGATTTTGTCCACAGCAAGCGGATGATTCACCGGGATATCAAGCCGGACAATATTATTATCCGGCAACGGGATGGAAAGCCCGTGCTGATTGATTTCGGCGCTGTTAAGGAAAGTGTGGGCGCGGGGAATACTGCCGTAGGGAACGCCGTCGCCTCGATGGTGATTGGTACGCCGGGGTTTATGCCTTCGGAACAAGGAGTCGGACACCCAGTATTCGCCAGCGATTTGTACAGTTTGGCGCTGACGGCGATTTATTTGCTGACTGGGAAACTGCCGCAAGATTTGCAGAGTGACCCCCGAACTGGGGAAATTTTGTGGCATCAGTACGCATCAAATATGAGTCCCGGCTTTACGGCGGTGTTGGATAAGGCGATTCAGTCGCATCCACGCGATCGCTTTTCCACTGCCAGAGAAATGCTTGATGCTTTACAATCGAGTGCCGCTTTTACCCCAACTCCTGCACTTTCTAATGCAGCAACGATAGCGGTGTCTCCTGGTGCTGGCACTAACACGCCTACTCCTGTATATCCGCCAACAGCAAACAACACACCGCCTGCCGTTGGTCAACCCCAACAGCGGAATCCTTTGCTGATAGGACTTTTAATTGCAGCTGGCTTGGTAAGTGCAGCTGTAGCTGGCACCTTAGTTTTTACCAGAAACCCGCAATCGCCCTCTCCGGTAGCGTCATCTTCTCCTCGCGCCGAGGAACCAATCGCCAGACAAACAGAGCCAACCCCTTCACCAACGCCTGACAATTCGCCCGTAACCCGCGACGAACCAACACCTTCTGTAGCGATCGCGCCAACCCCGACACCAGAACCCGTGCGCGAACCGGAACCCGTACAAACCGCTGAACCAGAACCAGTGCGCGAACCGGAACCTGCGCCAACCCCTGAATCAGTCAGTCCCACACCCGAACCAGCACGTCCCACACCCGAACCAGCGCGTCCCACACCGGAACCCGAAAACAATAACCCAGCGCCAAACGTATCTACCAGCGTTCCAACATTTCAAGTAGGTACAGCCAGAAGCGACATACAAGCAGCACTCGGCAAGCCAAGCAAAGATGTCAGCGGTCTTTGGAGGACGCGCGCTGTAATTTATGAAGTGGTGCCAGATCAGATTGACCTTGGCTACTTATTCGATCGCACTTCTGGACGGCTTCGGCAAACAGAGGTATCCTTTGCCGACTCGGTAGATCCTCAAACAATGTCAACTACATTGAATGGACTTTTACCCAGTGGTGCATCCCCAGATATTCGCCAGGGACTCCGACAAGTGCAACGGGGGCGGCGCAGTTCTTATACTTTCACCCAAGGCAACTTAAGAGGAATGATTGTGCGGCAAGATTGTAATGTTATTTACATTAGTATTTGGGATGCAGATTTACATGAATTTAATGTTAGTTCTGCTCGAAAGTGTTGA